Proteins encoded by one window of Gordonia jinghuaiqii:
- a CDS encoding alpha/beta hydrolase: MTRLHRAVLVCGVATDPVVWSATADVLTAAGFDVTVPLRPQSGCLDSEVEFLAPLCEGAVVFGVSGGATLGLELAARGVRMSAAFLHEPAAGSLAPGLLDHVVEGFTRDGVRGFGRALYGSRWTTAMTSADEATVGRELAMFRAFEPRPPTVDPSSITLTVGQNSPRARYDSIGALGRLCGSDTQVLPGTSHAAHLDNAFREVIATSRLTTADAMLGGARWSHAPTPDTFE, from the coding sequence GTGACGCGACTCCATCGGGCCGTGCTGGTGTGCGGTGTCGCGACCGACCCGGTCGTGTGGTCGGCCACTGCAGACGTACTCACCGCGGCCGGATTCGACGTGACCGTCCCACTGCGTCCGCAATCCGGCTGCCTGGACAGCGAAGTCGAGTTCCTCGCACCGCTGTGTGAGGGTGCGGTGGTCTTCGGCGTGAGCGGCGGCGCGACTCTCGGGTTGGAACTCGCCGCGCGTGGCGTGAGGATGTCAGCGGCGTTTCTACACGAACCCGCGGCCGGCTCGCTCGCACCCGGGCTGCTGGACCACGTCGTCGAAGGCTTCACGCGAGATGGGGTGCGAGGATTCGGGCGTGCCCTGTACGGATCACGCTGGACGACTGCGATGACGTCGGCCGACGAGGCCACCGTGGGACGAGAACTCGCCATGTTCCGCGCGTTCGAGCCGAGACCACCGACAGTCGATCCGTCGTCGATCACGCTGACCGTGGGGCAGAACTCGCCTCGCGCGCGGTATGACTCGATCGGCGCGCTCGGCCGCCTGTGCGGCTCTGACACGCAGGTCCTGCCCGGCACATCACATGCCGCACACCTCGACAACGCTTTTCGCGAGGTGATCGCGACGTCGCGCCTCACGACCGCTGATGCGATGCTCGGCGGCGCCCGTTGGTCTCACGCCCCCACTCCCGACACATTCGAATGA
- a CDS encoding LGFP repeat-containing protein produces the protein MPGLLSPLRRNSRDIRSASGRTGSRVASVALVALAAAMSLVVLAPSAHADRVINGHLVGGKIEEAYSQTGGFFKWGVPTGPERASAKRGRYQTFSRDASFYWHPAVDGGTAHQVGGAIRARWQKAGAERGALGFPVTNEYKSGSGRSNDFQGGVVTWSKTGGAQVVWGQILRLWQERGGAKGYFGVPLGGEYRIGGRYAQDFLNGTILWP, from the coding sequence ATGCCTGGTCTCTTGTCGCCGCTTCGGCGCAACTCCCGTGACATCCGCTCTGCCTCCGGCCGCACCGGCTCGCGGGTCGCTTCGGTGGCTCTCGTAGCTCTCGCGGCAGCGATGTCACTCGTCGTACTCGCGCCGAGCGCCCACGCCGATCGGGTGATCAACGGACACCTGGTGGGCGGAAAGATAGAAGAGGCGTACTCCCAGACCGGCGGCTTCTTCAAATGGGGTGTGCCGACCGGGCCTGAACGAGCCTCGGCCAAACGTGGCCGCTACCAGACGTTCTCGCGCGATGCGTCGTTCTACTGGCATCCTGCCGTCGATGGTGGCACCGCACATCAGGTCGGCGGTGCGATCCGGGCCCGGTGGCAGAAGGCCGGAGCCGAGCGCGGTGCGTTGGGGTTCCCGGTCACCAACGAGTACAAGTCCGGCAGTGGTCGTAGCAACGATTTCCAGGGCGGCGTGGTCACCTGGTCCAAGACCGGTGGCGCCCAGGTCGTGTGGGGCCAGATTCTTCGGCTGTGGCAAGAGCGTGGCGGCGCGAAGGGGTACTTCGGGGTCCCGCTCGGTGGCGAGTACCGGATCGGCGGTCGGTACGCCCAGGACTTCCTCAACGGCACGATCCTCTGGCCCTGA
- a CDS encoding AMIN-like domain-containing (lipo)protein → MGRARNVVGMAVAAVVVAGCSTTDSEGVSVTTVSETVTSTAAPSEASATSPGVTDGVGDAGPKTAQAGQGARLTVTDIRTGVHPGFDRVVYELDGTGSPGWRVSYVDDAVQMGSGFPVEVAGNAILEVEIGGSAYPFDTGVEPYDGPDPVRAQPGGSVVEVRDALVFEGVTQSFIGVAEPGTPFRVSSLTTPTRLVIDVQR, encoded by the coding sequence ATGGGTCGTGCGCGGAATGTGGTCGGGATGGCGGTCGCTGCCGTCGTTGTCGCGGGTTGTTCGACGACGGACAGTGAAGGTGTCTCCGTCACAACCGTTTCGGAGACGGTGACGTCAACGGCGGCGCCGTCCGAGGCGAGCGCGACGAGTCCCGGCGTTACCGACGGGGTCGGCGATGCCGGTCCCAAGACCGCGCAAGCAGGGCAAGGCGCCCGGCTCACTGTCACCGATATCCGCACCGGCGTGCATCCCGGATTCGACCGAGTTGTCTATGAACTCGACGGCACCGGGTCGCCCGGCTGGCGGGTGTCCTACGTCGACGACGCGGTCCAGATGGGCAGTGGATTCCCGGTGGAGGTTGCAGGCAACGCGATCCTGGAAGTCGAGATCGGGGGCTCGGCCTACCCGTTCGACACGGGCGTCGAACCGTATGACGGACCCGATCCGGTTCGTGCGCAGCCCGGCGGCTCGGTCGTGGAGGTTCGCGACGCACTCGTATTCGAAGGGGTCACACAGTCATTCATCGGGGTTGCCGAACCCGGCACGCCCTTCCGCGTCTCCTCGCTGACCACTCCGACCCGACTGGTGATCGACGTGCAGCGCTGA
- a CDS encoding GNAT family N-acetyltransferase: MPIRHATVASIDPVVLYKILKLRTDVFIHEQKIVDEPEIDGRDLEPTTTLFWIEEDDTVLATLRFLDESPYPHIGRVATKASARGRGLAGRLLTAVLDRYPGPIEISAQAYLEQWYGKFGFERTGPNYIEAGIDHLPMMRSGPPAAAHR, translated from the coding sequence ATGCCGATACGCCATGCAACGGTTGCGTCCATCGATCCCGTCGTGCTGTACAAGATCCTGAAGCTGCGCACCGATGTGTTCATCCACGAACAGAAGATCGTCGACGAACCCGAAATCGACGGTCGCGACCTCGAACCCACGACCACGCTGTTCTGGATCGAGGAGGACGACACCGTCCTGGCGACACTCCGCTTTCTGGACGAGTCGCCGTACCCCCACATCGGACGCGTGGCCACCAAGGCGTCGGCACGCGGGCGCGGGCTGGCCGGGCGACTGTTGACCGCAGTCCTCGACCGATACCCCGGTCCCATCGAAATCTCTGCTCAGGCCTACTTGGAGCAGTGGTACGGCAAGTTCGGCTTCGAACGCACCGGACCGAACTACATCGAAGCCGGAATCGACCATCTACCGATGATGCGTTCCGGACCACCGGCAGCAGCGCACAGATAG
- a CDS encoding TraR/DksA family transcriptional regulator: protein MSRTEADGPREALIAERARTVALINSMSTRLAAVIEATSDEAADDEHDPEGSTLAVERGHLVAQVERSRTRLTEIDAALDRLGHGGYGRCETCGNPISPDRLEVLPAARQCVDCARRNPARRW from the coding sequence ATGAGCCGAACTGAGGCGGACGGCCCGCGCGAGGCGCTGATCGCCGAACGTGCGCGGACTGTGGCACTGATCAACTCGATGTCGACGCGGCTGGCAGCGGTGATCGAGGCGACCTCGGACGAAGCAGCCGACGACGAGCATGACCCGGAGGGCTCGACGCTTGCCGTGGAACGCGGCCACCTCGTCGCACAGGTCGAGAGGTCCCGGACCCGGCTCACCGAGATCGACGCTGCCCTCGATCGACTGGGGCACGGTGGCTACGGTCGGTGCGAAACCTGCGGCAATCCCATCTCACCCGACCGTCTCGAAGTGCTGCCCGCGGCACGACAGTGCGTCGACTGCGCGCGACGCAACCCGGCACGGCGATGGTGA
- a CDS encoding helix-turn-helix domain-containing protein, whose protein sequence is MTDRPNTLGEYLRARRGLVTPQQAGIPDYGVRRVPGLRREEVAMLAGISADYYLRLERGRDRNPSTQVLESIARVLQLNGDHVAYLMSLIEDKPRRARRRRRRETVPSGIRTLLSSMSQPAYIEGRYFDVLASNALAVALSPRFAIGGNQLRDMFLDPAEQSLYPEWEHSTQCLVANLRQSVGGDVDDPRFVELVGELSLASPRFRELWARHDIKVQFGAPMHLDHPEVGEMTLNRERLSIDEADGLKLVVYHADPGTENADKLALLASSALPVAHNGADREGLRS, encoded by the coding sequence ATGACCGATAGACCGAACACGCTCGGCGAGTACCTCCGAGCACGTCGCGGACTCGTGACGCCGCAGCAGGCGGGTATCCCGGACTATGGGGTCCGGCGGGTGCCGGGTCTGCGGCGCGAGGAGGTCGCGATGCTGGCCGGCATCAGTGCCGACTACTACCTGCGCCTCGAGCGCGGACGCGACCGCAACCCGTCCACACAGGTGCTCGAGTCGATTGCCCGCGTGCTGCAACTCAACGGTGATCACGTGGCGTACCTGATGTCGCTCATCGAGGACAAGCCACGCCGGGCGCGGCGCCGGCGGCGCAGGGAGACCGTGCCGTCGGGCATACGAACACTTCTCTCATCGATGTCGCAACCCGCCTACATCGAAGGCCGGTACTTCGACGTGCTGGCGTCGAACGCCCTGGCGGTGGCGTTGTCGCCGCGTTTCGCGATCGGCGGCAACCAACTTCGGGACATGTTCCTGGATCCGGCCGAGCAGTCGCTGTATCCCGAATGGGAGCACTCGACACAGTGCCTGGTCGCGAATCTGCGGCAATCGGTCGGTGGCGACGTCGACGACCCGCGATTCGTCGAGTTGGTAGGAGAACTGTCGTTGGCGAGTCCTCGCTTTCGCGAACTGTGGGCACGACATGACATCAAGGTTCAGTTCGGGGCGCCCATGCACTTGGACCACCCGGAGGTGGGGGAGATGACCCTCAACCGCGAGCGGCTCAGCATCGATGAGGCCGATGGTCTGAAACTGGTTGTCTACCATGCAGATCCTGGTACCGAGAATGCCGACAAGCTCGCCTTGCTGGCCTCGTCGGCCTTGCCCGTGGCGCACAACGGCGCGGACCGCGAAGGTCTGCGGTCGTGA
- a CDS encoding SDR family NAD(P)-dependent oxidoreductase, protein MTITLITGANKGIGFETARQLTELGHTVYLGARDTERGEKAAADIGARFVQLDVTDDASVTAALATIDDAEGRLDVLVNNAGITGDMVLDAATAARVFDTNAVGVVRVTEAALPLLRKSDHPVVVTVSSSVGSFWAVNNPDRSEYGIAAHLYAASKSAATMLMVQYAKAEPAVKFNAIEPGFTATDMTAALGMAGARSVEDSAKVVVRFATIGKDGPTGTLQDESGTLAF, encoded by the coding sequence ATGACCATCACACTGATCACCGGAGCGAACAAGGGCATCGGCTTCGAGACCGCCCGTCAGCTCACCGAACTCGGCCACACCGTCTACCTGGGTGCACGCGACACCGAACGGGGAGAGAAGGCCGCCGCCGACATCGGGGCCCGTTTCGTGCAACTGGACGTGACCGACGACGCGTCGGTGACCGCGGCGCTGGCCACGATCGACGACGCCGAGGGGCGCCTCGACGTGCTGGTCAACAACGCCGGGATCACCGGCGACATGGTCCTGGATGCCGCGACGGCAGCGAGAGTTTTCGACACGAATGCCGTCGGGGTCGTCCGTGTCACCGAGGCCGCGCTGCCGTTGCTCCGCAAATCCGACCATCCCGTGGTCGTCACCGTCTCCAGCAGTGTCGGATCGTTCTGGGCGGTGAACAACCCCGATCGGTCCGAGTACGGCATCGCCGCACATCTTTACGCCGCGTCCAAGTCGGCGGCGACGATGCTGATGGTGCAGTACGCGAAAGCCGAACCGGCCGTGAAGTTCAACGCCATCGAGCCGGGCTTCACCGCGACCGACATGACGGCCGCGCTGGGAATGGCGGGCGCGCGGTCCGTCGAGGACAGCGCCAAGGTCGTCGTGCGGTTCGCGACCATCGGCAAAGATGGACCGACCGGCACTCTCCAGGACGAGTCCGGCACACTGGCCTTTTAG
- a CDS encoding putative immunity protein yields MILPKVRDPRLVTIRRGGTLTDSDHHLLALWAAACAEHVLPLFESSAPDDRRPRLAIDAVRGWVRGEVTMMDSRAAGGHAMGAARELRGAPRFAAYAAGQAAVTAHVAEHDLGAAAYAIIAVQAAAGAEHSAPAGVHEHHWQLAQLPAGIRELVLEDQRARNALCWHVFGD; encoded by the coding sequence GTGATCCTCCCGAAAGTCCGTGACCCGCGACTGGTGACGATCAGGCGCGGCGGAACCCTCACCGACAGCGACCACCATCTCCTGGCACTCTGGGCCGCCGCCTGTGCGGAACATGTACTCCCCCTGTTCGAGTCCTCCGCTCCGGACGACCGGCGGCCGCGACTCGCCATCGATGCTGTACGCGGATGGGTCCGCGGTGAGGTCACGATGATGGACTCGCGTGCCGCCGGAGGCCATGCGATGGGAGCGGCCAGGGAACTGCGCGGAGCGCCCAGGTTCGCGGCGTACGCCGCCGGCCAGGCAGCCGTGACCGCCCACGTCGCCGAACACGATCTCGGTGCGGCCGCCTACGCGATCATAGCGGTACAGGCTGCCGCCGGCGCGGAGCACAGCGCGCCGGCAGGTGTTCACGAACACCACTGGCAACTGGCCCAGTTGCCCGCCGGCATCCGCGAGCTGGTCCTCGAGGACCAACGAGCACGGAATGCATTGTGCTGGCACGTCTTCGGCGACTGA
- a CDS encoding MBL fold metallo-hydrolase — MTFHRDVVPGIHWLEYAHTNQYLVEDGDRLVLVDAGLPRSYEELVKAIRQLGHGTDAVSDLIITHGHFDHVGTARRLTREWGLPVHVHHDDAWLAAHPYRYAHANATRFGVPLRHPRSLMLLSRMAVAGAFTVRGVRPADVITFADDSTLPGGAVVVPTPGHTFGHVSLHFPHHDAVISGDALVTLDPYTAATGPRMIAGSATADLDRNRDSLDRLAATGAKTLLPGHGAPWHHGVTVAVERARSTNG, encoded by the coding sequence ATGACTTTTCACCGCGACGTGGTGCCCGGCATCCACTGGCTCGAGTACGCGCACACCAACCAGTACCTCGTCGAAGACGGCGACCGACTCGTACTGGTCGACGCCGGCCTCCCACGCTCCTACGAGGAGCTCGTCAAGGCCATCCGACAGCTCGGTCACGGCACCGATGCGGTCTCCGACCTGATCATCACCCACGGCCACTTCGACCACGTCGGTACTGCACGTCGCCTGACGCGCGAATGGGGACTGCCGGTGCACGTGCACCACGATGACGCCTGGCTGGCGGCACACCCGTACCGATACGCGCATGCGAACGCGACGCGCTTCGGCGTCCCCCTGCGACATCCCCGATCGTTGATGTTGTTGTCCCGCATGGCCGTTGCCGGGGCGTTCACGGTCCGCGGCGTCCGACCCGCTGACGTGATCACCTTCGCCGACGATTCGACGCTGCCCGGCGGCGCGGTCGTCGTGCCGACGCCCGGCCACACCTTCGGGCATGTCTCGCTTCACTTTCCGCACCACGACGCGGTGATCTCCGGCGACGCGCTGGTGACCCTCGACCCCTACACCGCGGCAACCGGACCCCGGATGATCGCGGGATCGGCAACCGCAGACCTCGACCGCAACCGGGACTCACTCGACCGGCTGGCCGCTACCGGCGCCAAGACCCTGCTCCCCGGCCACGGAGCGCCCTGGCACCACGGCGTGACGGTGGCCGTCGAACGCGCCCGATCCACCAACGGCTGA